Proteins encoded together in one Luteimonas fraxinea window:
- the sufT gene encoding putative Fe-S cluster assembly protein SufT, with protein MYSRSSEPVRFERDCAAVLVPAGEHVTLPAGSAGYITQALGGSYTLFVEGNLFRISGRDADAIGKEPPVPLELPDGADDAAVERMVWNQLRTCFDPEIPINVVDLGLIYEAEVQPTDDGQRRLEVKMTLTAPGCGMGDILVDDVRSKLELIPTVVEADVELVFDPPWNRSMMSEAARLETGML; from the coding sequence ATGTACTCCCGCAGCAGCGAACCCGTCCGTTTCGAGCGCGATTGCGCCGCCGTCCTCGTGCCGGCAGGCGAACACGTGACCCTGCCCGCGGGCAGCGCCGGCTACATCACCCAGGCACTGGGTGGCAGCTACACGCTGTTCGTGGAGGGCAACCTGTTCCGGATCTCCGGCCGCGATGCCGATGCGATCGGCAAGGAGCCGCCGGTGCCGCTGGAACTGCCCGATGGCGCCGACGACGCCGCAGTGGAGCGCATGGTTTGGAACCAGCTGCGCACCTGCTTCGATCCCGAAATTCCGATCAACGTCGTCGATCTGGGGCTGATCTACGAGGCCGAGGTGCAGCCGACCGATGATGGCCAGCGCCGGCTCGAGGTCAAGATGACGCTGACCGCGCCGGGCTGTGGCATGGGCGACATCCTCGTCGACGACGTGCGCAGCAAGCTGGAGCTGATTCCCACGGTCGTCGAGGCCGATGTGGAACTCGTGTTCGACCCGCCGTGGAACCGCTCGATGATGTCGGAAGCCGCGCGCCTCGAAACCGGCATGCTCTGA